The sequence below is a genomic window from Saccopteryx leptura isolate mSacLep1 chromosome 3, mSacLep1_pri_phased_curated, whole genome shotgun sequence.
CCAGAACGAGTACTCACCTCGCACGCGGAGGTAGGTGCCGCAGGAGTACAAGGTATTGTTGTTGATTGTGATGTGGCACCTGTATAGTCCACTGTGGGTCTTGTTCACTGATGAGATGGTCATCTCgccctgtaggccctggccacgGCCATGGGACTGATAGGACCACAGCCATGTGTCGTTGACTTGGAGGACCCGCCACCATGTGATGTTGAAGTGGTGGTGGTGGCCTGTATCGTTATTGTGCAGGCACAGGAGACGGGCCTTGTCCCCCACATTCACTGTCACCGATGGCGGGCCCCACTTTATCTCCTGGGTCCAGTGTCCTGGGTCTGCAGAAAGGGGACAGGTCAGGGACTGGATGGAGGACACGGGCTCCAGCCCTGGCCCCTGCCCACGCCTGGGTGTGTGCGTGGGGGCAGTATGAGGACAGtcggggggaggagagagagggatggggacaGAACACGCAGTGTTAAGACTGCGAGTGAGGGGGTACCtaggtgaggagagagagatacccctgggaagaggaagaggtacaccttggtggggggtgggcgggggggctgggggtggtTTGAGGATgtcctgggggaggagaggaagacatATCCCTGGGAGAATCTCCATTTTCCTCTCCAGTGCCACCTCTTGCTTTTGGATACTTGATTCCCTGATGCCAGGGTGCCCTGCGGAGGCAGCAACTCCAGAACCAGTTTGGGCATCACCTCTTCCTGGAGGCCTTCTTGGTCTACTGTCCCAGCTCAGCTGCTGTCCCAGGCCCAGCCTGGCACAGCCCTCCACCTAACACTTCTATGTAAGGGTCACAAAACCTTTAGAAGGTTCTCTTATTATGCCATTTTTCAGGTAGGACAGCAGAGGCCCAAAGCAGCAGGAGTGGCCGAGGTTTCAAACCCTGGGCCCTTCAGGCCTCCTATGCCGGTCTTCGGCCGGCTCTGGCTCTGAGCCTGCTCCTCATTCTCTGTGAGCTGCATGTGTCAACCTGGGGCCAGGGGGAAGTTTAGTTGTTGGGCTGGGGGTCAGGGGAGTGTCTCAGCAGGGAGGGTGGCTGATGGGGAGCCAGGTGGCCCAGCAAGCTGCTCTGGGAGGGCCTGGCCTTCAGTGCCCCAGTCCCGTCCACGTGGCTGCTTTGCTGCttctggagaggggaggaggtagGCAAGGAAGAGACCtgcagaaagaagaggggaaggaggcagCAGCCTCCGGGTCACCGCCTCCAGTCCTGGCTGCCAGTATAAACGTGTgtgaccagctgcttctctgaACTTCTCAGTCAAACAGCTGGTCGCAGCGCTGCAGCTGGCATTGCGGAAgaagggtgggagggtggggtcaTGtggcacccctcccccccagcactGAGAAGGGGCTCTGAGCAAGGCTGAGCCTGAGGTGCCAGGCCGAGAAAGGGAAGGCTTTTCCCTCCCTCTGACGACGCCCCAGCTCTGAAGGTCAGCCCAGGGCAGCTGTAGTTCCTCAGTTTGCCCTGCtgatggggtggggaaggagcttCCACCCCCCTCCTGCCTCTGTGGGGCTGCGGATGCATCTTCAGTGTCCCTGAGCCCCTCTGGTCGCCCCTCGGCCTGCTTGGGACAGTCAAGCAGATGGGCGGGCGCAGTTTCTACAGAGGCCTTTCCCAGCTTCTCTCCTGCTggctcctctctgcccctccctgcagccccttCCTCTGCCAATGTCCTCTCCCAGTctccccagcaccccccccccagtaccTTCCTGTTAGCCACGTACCCAGGCCAGTACCCAGGCCAGCAGTGGAGACCAAGAGGAGGAAGATCATGCCAGGCTGGGTTTGCGGGGCTCCGGGACCACCAGGCATCTTCTCCCAGCGGGTTCCTCTGTCTGGGTGAGGGCAGTCCTGAGGTGCCCCATCCCACCTCGGTGGGCCCCAGACTCCACCCCAcgtcctgcccagccctgccggAGATAGGCTCCACTGGGCCCACTGCTGAGAGCTTCAGCCTTCAGCTGTCAGGCCAGGCGCTCCTGCCAGCGCTTCAGGATGTGAGTGCAGAGGAACTGCACCCTGCACCTGTGGGGCCACAATTCCCTTGAGGAGAGGTTGCTTGGGTGGGAGGAAGAGGCTAGTTCAAGGCCTCTGAGCTTTCTCAGTCATTGCCCCTACAGGCCTTGGGCAAAACCTGTCCCCTGTCTGAGCCCCTGTGTCCTCACTTCGTGGGATTGGAAATGAGGATTTAAAGGTGTAGTGTATACACAGTGCTGAACACAGCACCtgccacatagtaggtgctcagtaaatgatgGTTGCTATTAATGCTCATGAGGAATAAATGAGGCAGGCTGACTGGCTCTGGCTCTGTGACTAAGTGGGGCCTTCCCTTTCTAAGCCTTGGCATTTTTAATCCAAGAGACAAGGGAAAGAATATTTCCCTGGTGTTGGACATGAGGTGATGTTCCTAGCACTCATGGAGTTAACAGCCATGATGGGCTCTTtcttggcattctttttttttttttttgtatttttccgaagccagaaacagggaggcagtcagacagactcccgcatgcgcccgaccgggatccacccggcacgcccaccagggggcgatgctctgcccatctggggcatcgctctgttgcgactagagccactctagcgcctgaggcagaggccacagagccatcctcagcgcccgggcaaactttgctccaatggagccctggctgcgggagaggaagagagagacagagaggaaggagagggggaggggtggagaagcaaatgggcgcttctcctgtgtgccctggccaggaatcgaacccaggactcccgcacgccaggctgacgctctatcactgagccaaccggccagggcctcttggcaTTCTTTCACTTCAACCTCCCACAAGTGGGCAAGCTTCcccccctcattttacagaggaggaaactgaggcccagagaggggatgCTGTCACTGTCACTTGCCCAGGTTCCTTTGAGCATCATTTTAGGGAACCATCACGCATGTGTGTGCCTGCAcatgcgcgcgcgtgcgcgcgcgcgcacacacacacacacacacacacacacacacactgagaagaTACAGAAGCATGATACAGTTGATTTGTTTTCAAAAGGCAAAACAACAGTGTGTGCTGTTAAGGACATGTGCATCTGTAGTAAAGATGTAGACTTGTGCAGGGGAGTCACACCAGTTCTTGAGAGGGGTTGCCTCTGGGGAAAGCCAGGAGGTTGTGACTGGGAAGGGTACAGGGAggtctttgtctgtctctgttctatgccttgttttattttatttctttttttttttttgtattttttctgaagctggaaacggggaggcagtcagacagactcccacatgcacccatccgggatccacccggcatgcccaccagggggcggtgctctgcccatctggggcgtcgctctgttgcaacaagagccattctagcgcctgaggcagaggccacagagccatcctcagcacccgggcaaactttgctccattggagccttggctgtgggaggagaagagagagacagagaggaaggagagggggaggggtggagaagcagatgggcgcttctcctgtgtgccctgaccgggaatcgaacctgggactcctgcacgccaggccgacgctctaccactgaggcaaccggccagggcctattttatttcttaagttgGGTGGTGGGCTCAGGAGTCTTTGTTACACTATACAGTCCATGTACTGTATACTGTTTTGCTTGCTTGaactatttcttaattttaagaaaagcaattgttgcctgaccaggcggtggcgcagtggatagagcgtcagactgtgatgcggaagacccaggttcgagaccccaaggtcgccagcttgagcgtgggctcatctggtttgagcaaaaattcaccagcttggacccaaggtcgctggctcaagcaaggggttacttggtctgctgaaggcctatggtcaaggcacatatgagaaagcaatcaatgaacaactaagatgttgcaatgcgcaacggaaagctaatgattgatgcttctcatctctctccgttcctgtctgtctgtccctgtctatccctcactctgactctgtctctgtaaaaaaaataaaaaataaaaaaagcaattgttggccctggctggttggctcagtggtagagcgtcaactcggtgtgtggaagtccagggttcaattcttggtcagggcacacaggagaagtgaccatctgcttctctacccctccctctctcacttctctttctcttctcctgcagccatggcttgattggagtgaattggccttgggcgctgaggatggctccatggcctccacctcaggtactaagatgAACCcagtttctgagcaatggagaaaagcccctgatgggcagagcatcaccccttagtgggcttgctgggtggattcaggttggggcgcatgcaggattctctctgcctcccctcctttcaatgaataaaaaataaataaataaaactgttatctTCACGGAAGAGCATGACCTTGAGTCACCATTCCTGGGTCTGAATTTCAGCTCTGTCCAGTGGTTGGTCATCTGAGCCCGTTTCTTCTGTAATCTGGGCatactccctgcccccacctatTAGTGTGCTTAGCAGAGTTCCTAGGACAAGTCTCTCTCTGGCTCAGGggctctctcccctttcctccagaGACTCAGGTGTTCTGTTGGGACCCTTGATGTACAGAGCAGGTCATTAGCCCCTCTGTGCTTTAGTCCTCCTTCCTCATGATCCCCTCCTAAGGAAGAAGCCTGGAATCAGAGGCTGCAGCCCTAGAAATTCACCTTCGTCAACCGTCAGAGGCTGAGCCGGTTTCCAAGCCCTCGACTGCCCCCTAGCGGTGTAGAGGCGCGGCTGCGGGATTGCTGGTCCTCTCAGGCCCAGCTGGCCAGTCTGGGGCACCTCCACCTCCCTATCACCTAGCACCCCTGGTCTTGCGCTGTGCGTGGGAACCAGATGCTTGGCATTGAGCTCTCATGACAACTCTGGGAACTGTCTTCCGTTTGAGTCAGCAAAAGAGGTAACAGGACAGAACGAAGAggctttggctttatttttctcattctctcactTCCAAGGGACAGTGCACAGTAGTGGATACGAGCCTGGGGCTGGAACCAGGTTGCCTGGGTTCAGATGCTGGCTTTGCCTCTCTCTAGCTATGTGACATTAGGCAAATTACCCACCTGTGATCGCTTCTCCAAACTGCAGGTGCTTTTTGGCACCTACTTCATGGGGTTGCAGAGTATGTTTATTCAGCACTGACAACTGAGCTGGGAGGGACGGCAATTTCTGGTTTGATATTCTACTTTGAACATCTTGGTCTTAAATTGGTAACGCCAACTGGCTGCCACGGGCGCTGCTGAGCCACAGCACCGTCTACagcagtgctagtcaacctggtccctactgcccactagtgggcattccagctttcatggtgggcggtagcagagcaaccaaagtataaataaagatacatttaactatagttaagttgttttttaagatttattctaccaaacttagcaaaaatccgacataaagtacttggtaagtaattattatatgctttaacttgctgtaactctgctttacaaattctatagttacttccctactttataaatcaccattactgtggaaccggcgggcagttagaaaattttactaacagatacaaaagtgggcagtaggtataaaaaggttgactactcctggtctaCAGGCACCATCTCCAGAATTCCTCAGGAGTAGCCAGTGCTGCAGACCAGGACTGGAAGGCTGAGGGGGTGGTTACCCAGGGTGGCATAGAACTGACAGGACTTGCAACTTGAACCCAAGTTGTTTGGAATTCAGGGCTCAGCCTTGGCACTGGAAGGAAATGGGTCCTATCtgaggagttacttggtctgggGAAACCCCCAGGGGAGGGGGGGCTTGCCACCCACACAGATCCCTCCCTAGTGGCAACAAGATGTCCTGAAGACTGGAAGCTGCTCCTTGTGGGGACTGGGCACTCGGCACCCCTCAAACCGCTGGGTTGGCAGTCAGGCTCCGTGCTGTTTCTGCAACCTCACACATTCTGGGGAGGCACACCCAGCTGCATCTCACAGCAGCGCCCACAGTCAGATGATGTGCAAGCGAAGGCCAAGGACTGCCCTGCCCATGCAGGCCGGGGGAGGAGACGTCTATCAGGCACACTGCTCAGAGCTGCAGGTGCATGCGCATGGGACAGCAGTGTCAGGGCTGGCTGTTCCTGCCCACCTTTCCAAAGTACAAACCACAGGGCTCTCCTGCTTTTCCCCAGCAGGGGTCAAGTGTCTCTTCTTTCAGTTTCTCATTTTGAGAATCACCCCAGCAGGGTGTGAGGCAGGTGCAAGGGCTTCTGGGTTCGGGCTTACCCACCCACTGGCCCAGCTGGGACGTCATGCTCACTTGGGGCAGAACTGTTTGAACTGGGAAGGCCGGGCTTCAGGCTTCTGCAGCCACAGCCAACCAGGAACCCCTGGCACCTCCTTTCTCACGCCCCCACATGGAAGAGGAACAACCAATCAAGAGACCCAGACCAGGATTACAAATGAGGCAATTTATTAACCCAGCATCATTTGTTCTAATGTTTCTTGTTGGCAGCTGCCACCTGTGGGAAAAAATGGAAGAGTGTTAAGTTAATTAAGATCAGTCATGGGATCTGGGTTCCAGCATTTTGCAATAGTTACCCACTGCTCAGAGGACACTAGGCACCCAGATTTGTGGTCTCACATGGATCCATCTTCCCCAATCCCCACAAGCTCAGGTacttccccattttacagaaatgtCAACTGGGACTCCAGGAAGAGTGTGGGAGTGGGGTTCCAATCCCAGCAGAGGCCATCATTCACACTGATGGCTGAGCCAGGCCGCCTCTGAAGAGCACGCCCTTCTCCTTCCAACCCACCTGACTTTCAGGGGGCACAAGTCCACACCTTCACCTTCTATTCTTTTCCAGACACTTGACTAAGTGACTAAACACTCTAAGGCTCCTAGGAGGCCGGAGTCAAgaatacaggaaaaaaacaacccaaaaatgggttcctgccaggccctgggggCTCCCGCTGCTTGCAGCTCACTGAATCCTAAACACACCCTGAGGCAGTCATCAGGGTGGAGACCTAGGTTCTCAGCCGGCCAGCCTCCCCATCTGATGCTCAGTAAGCACAAAGAGTAGGGAGGAAACACTAAAGCCAGACCGTGCAGGGTTAAGGCCCTGCATGAAAAGGAGCCCTGATGCTCTCTGGGCCGGGGTCCCTTCACCACAGCTCCGGGAAGAAGTCCCAGGGAAGCCCTCCTGACCCCCACCAGCCTGGGATGTGCCCTCCAGGGAAGGAAGTTCTGATTCCACAAAACCTGGGCTCAGGGAACACCCAGGCAGCTGTGAGACCCAGCCCAGCCTGTACCCGGGCCTCACCTGTCCAGCGATTCTGTCCagatctctctgtccctgaggtGTCAGTTTGcgacccctgggggggggggggggagaagggtcATGCAGCTCCGTCAGTACAGGCTCTCCATGCTGCTAACAGGCCCCTCCTAGACGTGAGCTAGGTGTCCCCAAAAGGAATCTGGCTATGGAACCACATGCTGGGAGCCGAGATCTACTTAGGACCCCAGTGGGCTGCATTCTAACCAGCTTGGGGCAGGAGTGGGAGCCCCCCTGGGAGCTGACAGGGTGTCGTTTGTGCAAGCATTAGATCAAAAGCCCAGAAAAATCAATTGGGCAAAGTTAACGAGCAGGCTAATGAAAGTGGACAGTCTCTAAATTACCTTCCTGGAGCCCAGGGTAGTCAGCTAGAGGTCGGGGTGAGGCCCTCAGCTGTTCGCTTTTCTGCAGAATCTGCTGCCCACCGGACAGTCAGGTGCAGACTGCCCAGGGACAGACCTGACCCTCTGTGTGGGGGTAGTGGGATGGCCCTTGCTAACATCATTATAGGCAACTTGGCCCCAAGGCTCCTCCATCACCCCCTATTCCCTCCCATGCTTACCCATCTTGGTCCTTTTCCACCATTTTCAGCCCCTCCAGGGCTTGGAGGACCCGACGGGCCACGCTCTTGGAGCCTCTGCTAAAGTGGCTGGGCATGACACCATTTCTCTGCCGTCCTCCATAGATCTTGGTcatggagccaaccccagcgccacCCCGGAGATATAGGTGCCGTGCTGTggaagctggggagggggtgtgtgaCGGAGACTTTAGGGCCGCTCTGAGGCAAGGGCCTGGCCACACACACAGTTCTGTGTGGCAGCCAATTCTCATCGTTTTATAGCCAGGGAGTCTGGGCACACACACCAAGGCCCGTGTCTGACCCCACTCCCACCACAGCCATATTGCTAAAGCTGGACCTGAGGGTCAgtgggtagagcaggggtccccatactacggcccgcgggccacatgcggccccctgaggccatttatccggcccccaccgcacttccgaaaggggcacctctttcattggtggtcagtgaggagctcattgaccatctcattagccaaaagcaggccatagttcccattgaaatactggtcagtttgttgatttaaattgttctttattttacatattgtatttgttcccattttggttttttactttaaaataagatatatgcagtgtgcatagggatttgttcatagttttttttatagtccggccctccaacggtctaagggacagtgaactggccccctgtgtaaaaagtttggggacccctggggtagaGCCTAGCAAATGTTTAAGCCTTAACTGTCCATCTCCACACGCAGGCGTGGAGAAGGGACTTACAGTAAGTGCAGCTCTGAGCCCTCGGCTCCAGAGCCTGGGGTGGGCAGATAGCGGGGCAGGGCTGAGACCCTATGCAGTGGACGTTCCCAACCTGCAATGTGATTTACTGTCCTCCGTGGACACAGGGTTATTGTCCCTAGACTGGCCTGGGGAAGTCCCTGGGTCACCCCAGGCAGCATTTCATTTCAAGCGGAGCACGCACACACCAGGCCCTGTGGACCTGCTTCGCATTTTCTATGAAATATGAAGACGGCCAAAGGAGTTGGCCGAATGGGGTCATCCTGGCAAGTCGCCTACCCTCACCCAAGAACCAAGAGTAACTGTTCCTCAGACGAGGGGATTCCAAGTGAGTGTGTCAAGTGCTGTTgtcctttacagaaaaggaaacaggctGCAGAGGGTAGGTACTCACTAACCTCATGTCACACAGCTCTGGATGGACAGCTCCCCCAGACTAGTCTACTTCCGGGGGCCAGTGAATGTCAAGAAATCggggccctggttggatagcttgattggttggagcactgtcccgaagtgcagaggttgcggtTCAGTtcgaatcccggtcagggcgtaaacagaaacagattgacgCTCTTGTCCTTCCCCCCCccgctaaaaatcaataataaataaaactgggcCCAAGGTGCA
It includes:
- the RPS19 gene encoding small ribosomal subunit protein eS19; amino-acid sequence: MPGVTVKDVNQQEFVRALAAFLKKSGKLKVPEWVDTVKLAKHKELAPYDENWFYTRAASTARHLYLRGGAGVGSMTKIYGGRQRNGVMPSHFSRGSKSVARRVLQALEGLKMVEKDQDGGRKLTPQGQRDLDRIAGQVAAANKKH
- the CD79A gene encoding B-cell antigen receptor complex-associated protein alpha chain; amino-acid sequence: MPGGPGAPQTQPGMIFLLLVSTAGLGTGLDPGHWTQEIKWGPPSVTVNVGDKARLLCLHNNDTGHHHHFNITWWRVLQVNDTWLWSYQSHGRGQGLQGEMTISSVNKTHSGLYRCHITINNNTLYSCGTYLRVREPTPRPFLDMGEGTKNNIITAEGIILLFCAVVPGTLLLFRKRWQNVKFGVDTRDDYEDENLYEGLNLDDCSMYEDISRGLQGTYQDVGSLHIGDVQLEKP